A genome region from Gammaproteobacteria bacterium includes the following:
- a CDS encoding accessory factor UbiK family protein — MQSPHAMIDAETLETLAKRIEAALPPSVRAMHEQGRQHLRTLIVSILSDFDWVPREEFEAQVRVLQKTRERVMALEQRLKDLEAQLNSE, encoded by the coding sequence ATGCAGAGCCCCCACGCCATGATAGATGCGGAGACACTCGAAACACTTGCCAAGCGGATTGAAGCGGCCTTGCCTCCTTCAGTTCGAGCGATGCACGAGCAAGGACGCCAACATCTGCGCACACTTATAGTTTCGATACTGTCTGACTTTGATTGGGTGCCCCGGGAAGAATTTGAGGCCCAGGTTCGAGTGCTACAAAAAACACGGGAAAGAGTGATGGCGCTGGAGCAACGTTTGAAAGACTTGGAAGCACAGTTAAACTCAGAATAG
- a CDS encoding acyltransferase, whose amino-acid sequence MMQTHGRAAVALMMMTINTLVMALPILLLGLVKAILPEKWRKYLRPILMQTAQGWVATNNLILTTISRPQLCIEGELPDAPRRSCLVVANHQSWADILLLQYLLHRRTPFLTFFLKRQLIWVPVLGLAWWALDFPFMRRYSRAYLKKYPHKAGKDLALTRRACEKFRNIPVAIMVFPEGTRFSKEKHQNTQSPYKHLLRPKAGGVGYVLTLLGQQIQHVVDISFAYPSRQTISFWNFLGGGLSPVKIRSKVHRIEPDIRCNYVEDPVCRSRVQTWINGIWHEKDEWLDVTFGTSVSNTHKP is encoded by the coding sequence ATGATGCAAACTCATGGGCGCGCCGCGGTGGCTTTGATGATGATGACCATCAACACCTTGGTGATGGCATTGCCGATACTCTTGTTAGGGCTGGTCAAGGCGATCTTGCCGGAAAAGTGGCGCAAATATTTGCGCCCGATTTTAATGCAGACGGCGCAAGGGTGGGTGGCGACAAACAACCTGATTTTGACCACGATCAGTCGACCACAGTTGTGCATCGAAGGGGAGCTACCGGATGCGCCACGACGGTCCTGTCTGGTCGTAGCGAACCATCAAAGTTGGGCCGATATTTTGTTGTTGCAATATTTACTGCATCGGCGCACGCCCTTTCTGACTTTTTTCTTGAAGCGCCAATTGATTTGGGTGCCAGTGCTCGGTTTGGCATGGTGGGCGTTGGACTTTCCGTTTATGCGGCGCTACAGCCGAGCCTATCTCAAAAAATATCCGCATAAGGCAGGTAAAGATCTGGCGTTGACGAGGCGGGCATGTGAAAAATTCCGAAACATTCCTGTCGCCATCATGGTTTTTCCGGAAGGCACTCGATTTTCGAAAGAAAAGCACCAAAATACCCAGTCACCCTACAAGCATTTACTGCGCCCGAAAGCGGGTGGTGTCGGTTATGTGCTTACATTGCTAGGTCAACAAATTCAGCATGTTGTAGATATCAGTTTTGCCTATCCGTCTCGGCAGACGATCAGCTTTTGGAATTTCTTGGGGGGTGGCTTATCACCTGTCAAAATCCGCAGCAAAGTGCATCGTATTGAACCGGATATCCGCTGCAATTATGTGGAGGATCCAGTCTGCCGAAGCCGCGTACAAACATGGATCAATGGCATTTGGCACGAAAAAGATGAATGGCTTGATGTCACTTTTGGCACAAGTGTTTCCAATACTCATAAGCCTTGA
- a CDS encoding DUF523 domain-containing protein: MTAPPHIEHNVLTSWQKFNDLLPVCQDVLNGPDILLPRAEPRGYRVLTETGQDVWHVFLAGATPAWIISQKHGCHVTIVKAKSPSRGFDVVYSGVFASSHAVTTEALLSAGIQVSTEHEILKAYEYWKHLCQK; the protein is encoded by the coding sequence TTGACGGCCCCTCCTCACATCGAGCATAACGTCCTGACGTCATGGCAAAAATTCAATGACCTGCTGCCAGTCTGCCAGGACGTGTTAAACGGACCAGACATTCTACTTCCGCGGGCCGAACCGAGAGGCTACCGCGTACTGACCGAAACGGGCCAGGATGTCTGGCACGTTTTTCTGGCGGGCGCCACGCCAGCTTGGATCATTTCCCAAAAACATGGATGCCATGTGACCATCGTAAAAGCCAAGAGCCCTTCACGTGGGTTTGATGTTGTTTACAGCGGAGTTTTTGCCTCAAGCCACGCCGTCACCACCGAGGCCCTGCTCAGCGCAGGCATCCAGGTTTCTACAGAACACGAAATTCTCAAGGCTTATGAGTATTGGAAACACTTGTGCCAAAAGTGA